A window of Flavobacteriales bacterium genomic DNA:
CGCCTAAATTCTGGATCGAATTTACCGATCAGGCTCCGGGATGGTACATCGTGGAGGTTCAAACGAAAAAACACCATGAGCAGTACCGCGTACATTATCAACCGCGATGATTTACTCCTAGCATGCGATGGTTGATCTTTTTGCTCCTCAGCTGGACCATTCGGGCCGCAGGCCCAACACCCTACGAATATCCGAAGCTGCGGAACTTCCCGGAACCCGCTTCTCCGGCTGACAATCCGACCACGATCGAAGGGGCGCTCTTGGGCCGATACCTCTTTTACGACCCCGTTCTAAGCCATGACAGCACGGTGAGTTGCTCTAGTTGTCACCGTCAGGAGAACGCCTTTGCCGATGCAGCCGCCGATTTCAGTAGTCCGCGAAAGGGTGCGCCCATGAAACGCAATACTCCGCCCCTTTTCAACGTGGTGTATCACAGCGATTTCTTTTGGGATGGGCGCTCTCCGTCGCTCGAAGACCAGGTATCGCACCCGGTTCACGACTCCAGAGAATTCAACTCCAACTGGGCTGAGATCACCCGCAAGCTTCAGAAAAGCGAGCTCTACCCTTCCCTGTTCAATGCCGCCTTTCCGGGCCGGGCGATCGACAGCACTACGGTGAGCAAAGCCATTGCTCAGTTCGAACGCACCTTGTTATCGGTCAATGCACCCCTCGACCAATCCCGGCGGGGCGAGGGACAGTTATCGGAGCTCGCGGTGCGCGGATTCGAGATCGTGACCGATCAGAGTATGGGCGGGTGCTTTTTGTGTCATCAAATCGATGGTTTTCCTTT
This region includes:
- a CDS encoding cytochrome-c peroxidase, which gives rise to MRWLIFLLLSWTIRAAGPTPYEYPKLRNFPEPASPADNPTTIEGALLGRYLFYDPVLSHDSTVSCSSCHRQENAFADAAADFSSPRKGAPMKRNTPPLFNVVYHSDFFWDGRSPSLEDQVSHPVHDSREFNSNWAEITRKLQKSELYPSLFNAAFPGRAIDSTTVSKAIAQFERTLLSVNAPLDQSRRGEGQLSELAVRGFEIVTDQSMGGCFLCHQIDGFPLGTDLSYRNNGLSEAQIRADSGRAAITGNRSEVGAFKVPSLRNVAVTAPYMHDGRFETLEEVLEFYSSGIANTPYSDTRMSQAHRGGRLFSDGDRRAIIAFLHALTDSTLLSNPEFSDPFADTY